The following is a genomic window from Ictalurus furcatus strain D&B chromosome 14, Billie_1.0, whole genome shotgun sequence.
GCTAATATCAGTCAACCAAGCTTGAAAGATCAAAATACAAGCACAGTCTACACCAGGGACACGAAATGTACTTTATTCTACAAGTCaaaaggtttattattattatttatttatttatttatttatttatttatttattttaagcaaTAGAAATCACACCATAATTTGTATGATTTATTAATGGTAGGGGACATTTGAGACATTTGCAAACGAGAAACATTTCTCAGTTCAGGAAAAAgaactacagtatataaagtagaaaatgtcaatgaCCACGTGACCACGCCAACAcataatgtacagtacagtatcaCGTGACACGCggttccttttttcttcttcttcttcctttcacTGCGCAACCTGTGCTCACCTTGTCTGCCGGTGTATGCTGTTATTAACACTAAATTGGCGTTTCAGTCATCGGACATCTATATATACCTGTTTTACATATTGGACTCAACAACGACGAAGAAGGTCAGGATGGGACACATGAGTCTGTTCCTGTGGTTAATATGGATCCAGTTCGCACTCATGAGCGGAGGTGAGACGGAGGATTTTCTCCTAAAGTGTTTGAATGTtttgatttctttctcttttttcgcCTGCGACTTCAGAAGTGCACACATTTTCTGAACtgaaaataaactaaacaagtagtgcattattttattgatattttgtagGTTAGTTTTTATATAAGAGCATGACTCTGACAAATCATGTCAATTTTCCAGGTTTGAGAATTAAGTACTGTAGtgtttgtataaaaataaataaataaataaaagtcaccATGAACTTTGTACCTTTGTATGTGGAGAATGTGGTTAGTGCTACTGTAAGTGGTTAATGAGTGATGGAGTTTATCAGTGTCTGCACAACAGCTGTGTCTTTAACAACCCTGGATatattttgattatattttgaCCTTATTGTAGGTGTTATTTTTCGTACATCATGCTAGACACACTGCTATACTGTCTATTTATTGTATCCACAGTTCATGGGCATGCTTAACACTCAAGGATACCTGAACAACTAGATGGTTAAGTCAAACCTGTTGTCACCTTCAGACACATATTGTAATTAGCACAGGTTAAACCCTCAAGTGGTGAGGTAGCTAAGAAAGTCAACAAGCTGGTTTGAACCAGTTTTAGTCACAAAGTTTACTATTGATCTTTCTATGTTAGCTAAAATTTAAAAGGCataagcatccatccatccatccatccattttctataccacttatccttaactgttgcggggaacctggagcatatcccagggagcatggtgcacaaggtggggtacaccctggacggggtgccaatccatcacagggcacaatcacatacacattcatgcactacggacactttggacatgccactcagcctaccatgcatgtttttggactgggggaggaagccggagtacccggaggaaacccccgtagcacggagagaacatgcaagctccacacacacagggaaacgGCATGAATCGAGCCCCAAATCCTgttggtgtgaggtgaacatgctaaccactaagccaccgtgcgtccCAGGCATAAGCATTAACTGATCAATTGTATTTTGGCCCTGTTTTATTCTCATGTCACATCCTCCATGCTCTCAGCCCATtttttgaataaatgcaaatgtacacAGGCCTAGGTTAGTGTGCGTGCTTCTCATCTCTTCAATGTTTATTTCCTAGTTTAAATCTCTAAACATGTAAGAGACCTCCTATAATATGTATAACATGTGTTTAGTGACAAATAGCTAACACATCTCTTGTTGAATGTGAAGCCATCAAAATCCAGGAGGACCACAGACACCTGTCCATTTAGCAAGCTCTAAAACTCAGCGCTGTTTGAACAGTGACCTGAGCCCTCACTcagaaacagaaaggaaaaCCATTAGAAAGTCACTAAAGCATGCTCAGAGCATATTAGCAGCGCAAACACTTTTCCCTTTTAATCATGGGAGGAACGTTGCTTGAAAGGAAATTATCATATGTTCAGAGTGTGGAGATTTAATACACTTTAGCCAAAGATCACCAGGAGGGAACTCTGACTTACAAAACTGACATACAATGTTGTGCCAACATTGTACGCAGTTTTGTTTAAATAGTGGCTGACATGCCACCATATTTGGGCATTTAGTAAGGCAGCATGTGATTTGCGATGCAGTCTAAGTATTCAAGACTATCAAGATACAATTATATGTTGCCATTATTGTAAATTCCACAGTATtacagtcataaaataaaatgtttattgtgCATCAATGAGTTACCCAGCACTAGGCTAATATAAGCTAAAGACTGATAGGTCCAGGTTGTTCTCATTCACTATAACCAAAATTGGTGtgcaaaaatacagaaaacaccCACAACAAAGCCATGTTAACAATGTTAAAATTTTAACATTGTGCTAGTCAGAAAGTCACAATATTTTGAAGATGAACCAGACAGACACAAATAAGCTGCAAGGGTAAGAATTTAATATCTAGCTGCACACTCagagaacaaataaaatatcttacctgaacagcaaaaaaaactaacaaaaacaaaaaacaaacaaaaaaaaaaaaaacaggacattttGGACAAAAGTCCTTCATCTGTAGGCAATGAAACCAATAAATATCATGTTTTTGCACCTCCTACAGCTTCAGAAGCACTTGAGCTGATAAAgaacttttgttcaaaataccctgtttctctggaaacctTGTGTGCAACACTTATTTTCTAatacatttctttatattttaataaatacctAAATACTATTGAGTACTATTAATAATTAGTAATACTATTAGTAattatagtatggtatagtatagtatagtatggtatagtatggtatagtatagtgtagtatagtatggtatagtatggtatagtatagtatggtatagtatggtatagtatagtgtagaatagtatggtatagtatggtatagtatagtgtagtatagtatggtacagtatggtatagtatagtatagtatagtgtagaatagtatggtatagtatagtgtagtatagtatggtatagtacggtatagtatagtgtagtatatatagtatagtatagtatggtatagtatggtatagtattaTATAAATTGTTCACAGTGTAACTTGGGTCAGAATAGGGGCACAGAACTGAAATTGACGGGAAATCTGGGAGAGAGGTGATGATTATCAGCCTCACCTCTTTAGGAGAATAAGGATTTACTTTGTACTTTGTCAATCCAGCCAGCTCTTCCCTATCAACTACCAACTAGGGAAGTTGAACAGTAACACATACTTCCTAACTGctctcttctgcatacatgagctcatagacattcacgattggctagtgtcgctagCATGCCATCCCTTTCACTcagagcacagccaattttgccCCCTTGGCTCCAGATAGCTATTTCATCACTGGGATTCAAACTTGTTACCTCTCGAGCACAGGACGaacacatttctgttccacCACTTGGGGACactaaataaaaagattttaatttaaactaGTGCCACGTATTTCTGTCAATACCTGTCAACACACATTTCTGCTCATGTGAGGAATTTATTTCATGCTTGTCAGTTTATATAGTAGTATATTCAATTGTCTTCTTTACTTACTATGTGTTCTTGCTCTGTATGTACTGTTTTTCACATACCAGAGCCTCTTTGTAGCAGAACCCTGCGATTTGTGCCCAGCAGCACTGAGACAGATGTGTGGGGACACCAAGGCTCCACTGTTGAACTGAACTGCACAGTTCTGATAAACTACAGCAACAAGAGTGAGTCTGAATGTAAGGCCCATCTGCATTGGAGCAAAGATGGAGAATCTCTCCCCAGCCCTGGTTCCTTCACCCAGAACACCTCCCAGTGGTGAGTGCCACATGTGAGAAGtactgtttaaattttttttatgtattcacCACGTACATGTTTGATATATGCTGTTATGAAATGCACTCATGAAAGGAGCAGATGCAAGGTAAATGCATCTTGAAAATGACCTTTATCATGAACGTTTACAGGTTTACAGATGAAGACCAGCTGATGATGAGCAGTGTTCTGACTGTGAACCTGAAGGAAGAATCCAATTTTGGTCGCTACTCATGTGAAATATGGAACAGTTCAACTACCTTCAGGCTTCAAAGCACCAGTAAGACCTCCTGTATTTATCCATATCAATCATGATGGACCAAGACAATTGCTGATAGTGACCATTTAATGTTTGTGACGGATAAACACGTTTCAGATGTCTGCATGTACTacaaatactgtttttattccatcattgatctttttttaaattcatcttATCACAGTCTTTGCAGCATTTGTAACACATTTCCAAGTAACTGGTGTATATGCAAAGGCAATAataatgatgacattttttttcttttatcccAGTCTTCCCCAGTCACACAGGGGCAGTGTTGGCATCCCTGGTTTTGTTCATAATGTTAGTCttggctgtgtttgtgtattcaaAATGCCACCTCAACTTCAAACTCTGGTATAAAAACTCATATGGAGATTATGAAATCAATGGTAAGACtgaactgatttattttatgtgtatgtaaatatatacagtgatatataatgtttttgttttctttcaggtCAAAGGAAGCTTTACTTGTATAATCTCAAGCACGTCATTGACCACGATCcgtgttttttccccactcagATGGCAAAATTTATGACGCCTACATTTCTTACATAGACGATGAGAATGACCGGAAGTTTGTAAATTTTATTCTGAAACCTCACCTGGAGAATAAGTATGGGCACAAGTTACTGCTTAACAACACAAACATCCTCCCTGGAACAGGTATATCCCTCAGGCATATAATAACAGAATGTCTTAAAGTCCATGTCAGTAAGGCAAACTGATTTAAATTTACAATATGTTgcatttgtatgtttttaaaaaaattttacagGCTATATTTGTGATATGACAGTAATAGGCTATAACTTACATTGTGCATATAACCAtaagttatacagtatataatactgTCAACATTACTTTATGTTAGAATGCAGTtgcagtttcatttttttttaatagtcccATGCCTTTGCAGATTACTTCaaagttgtatttttatttcactttttcatTCTGCTCATCTCCTGAAAGCTAGTGTGTTTGGGTTGTGTCCTCAGAGCCATCTGCAGAATTGCTTATGAACATAAGTCGCTGTCGGCGGCTCATCGTCGTGCTGTCACAGGCCTATGTACAGCAGGAGTGGTGCACTACCAACTTCAGGTATAAACAAATGCCTTCTGCTAGGAGAAGTTCATAATGgctaataattgaaaaaaaaaatcaataattttGGTTCTTACATAAGATTTCAGTTATGGTTGTCAAGAAAGAATCAGATAGAGAATTTGActtgtttgtattattttaaatgtggaaGAGAGATCTTTGCTGATTTGTCTCAGTTAGGCTAGCAATTCTATGGGGTTTTGGTCTGCTTTTAGACAGGGCTTATTTCATCTGCTGGAGCTATCAGAGAAGCCCATCTTCATCGTCTTTCAGTCTCAACAGAAGCATGTGAGTGCAGACATCATCACGCAACTAGGAAATCACCAGGCACGAATCACGACTCTCATCTGGGGAGCACATTCCATTGTGAGCCATCCCACATGACATTTTTTGCTATTCattcctatttatttatctaattaatCTAATCATTTGCCTAAATCAGCGGTTTCTCAAACTGGGAGCCAATAAAGGGGGCGACATAAACATCTCAGAATTGAAGGAAAGATTGgtacatgtttaaaaatgctggatcttattgtttttaatatgtACCAATCAGCCACTGTCCATGGCCATCCTGCACCATTAATGTGTTAGTTGTAATATGATTAGAACAGCACCACATGTCTTATATTTGCAGGCCAGCAATAGCTGTGGAAGTGGGGGTGGTAGGGGGTTGCAGTGACACTACCTACAAAATGGGGCCTTACACTAATAAGGTTTGAGGCCTTCTGGTCTAAAATATTGGGTTGCTCAGAGTGCTCCAGCTCTATCATGCCTATAAATAtgctacatacacacaccatatctCAATCTCAGGCCCCATCATCTGGATTTTGGAAGGCACTAGCCTTGGCCATGCCCCGTAAAGTGGTGTTCAACAGTGAGTTGCCAGGAGACCCTCAGACTCTGCTCCAGGGGGATAGGGACCCAATGCTCACCATGCAGCCAGACTACCTGGACTGCAGACCCGATCCAGACCCTGCAGGAGATCTGGGTAAGAACACCAGTGCTTTTTCATCTGCTGCTCAATCACAGTTTTCAAGTTTATCTTGGTACTATACCTCCAAGATTTGCTACATATTATGTAACAGAAGCTTCTAGTTTTCTTACATATATGTAACTAGGCTTAACAagcattttgaaacatttctctaTGTTTTGGAATTACATATATAATGTCAATAGACTACTCTGATCTGTAGGCTTACGGTTCCCCATCTATAAAGCAATGTCCAGGGACCAAGTTCTCCCACCAGCATCTCATCCAGTGACTGAAGCCAACACGTCTGAGATCGATGTATCTGACCTGGGCTCCAGGAGCTACGCTGCCCGAACAGATTTTTATTGTCTGGTTACTGATGATATTTgaacctggaacacacacacctttttcctctttcactCCAATGAGTAATGAGCAGAACAGAAGCTCTAGTCTATTTCTGTGGTCACTCATTGTTtgtgtttccaaaaaaaaaagtgttttaggAAAGCAGAACTGACCAGAATGATTAGAAGAGCTCAAGTCATTTACAAGGGTTTGAGTTTATATAAACTCAGCACACAACATCCAAGTCATAACCCTTTAATCTGAATCTGTGCAATTtctaatgttttaatataaaagtcctatatataatattacatttactaGCTGGTTAAGCTGTTAGTTCTGGGTTGTTATGTCTTTAGCTCAAGTAGAGCAATAttgttgaaatgttttgtttgcctTTACGTGTCGTGCTTTCAGAACACAAGTTACAAGCTAATGTTGACGTGCACCATGTTGCTAACGTTTCATATTACTTGATGTATATAGcttttatatttgtaaatgcTTCAATTGAATGTTTCCAATTAAATTCCTTTTGTAGGGCATTTGTTGTGAAAGAGCATTTCAGGTTCTGCTTGTGTTAGCCTGCATGGCAAACTATAACAAGGCACCAAATCCTAAAGGCCAACCGCAGCCACAGTGATTTACGTATTGAGTTTTAAGAACCAATTGTAAAAGTGTGTGCCAGGCttcatttgaattatatttacatttttgacaCTGCAAGCCTGTGTGGGTCTGTGTACAGTCATGTGCAGTGCATGAACAATTACATCTTTTTGAACTCATCTTTAAATCACTGTTCCAGTCTTTTGTCTCGCTTGCAAAGGTACAAGCATTTCTGCCTCAAATGATGAAcagacattttcacacatgtGCAAGTGTTGCCCATTTCAACCTGCAGATGGCAGCACTGGAAAGCACTGGAATTGATGAACATCaccaatatttacagtataccaATACTAATATCAATTCAATATTATACAGAAGTTAACTTAGAATACCAAAGTTGGCTTGTCATGTTGAAAGCAAACTTCCATGGTCAATACAACCATGGTCAGAAACTGTGTATGGCTTTTGTAtacaaaatatgtattttacataaactatatataaactatTCTGGAATTGTTGCGGGccaactgagaagtggacatccacgaaCAGCCACTGATGAAGACACAACTAACGTGCTGCTTGCATACATAGTCCCTTATGTATGAAGAgttttgggacactctgtagtTCACATCACAATTTTGTTTGCACTCCAGAAAAGATAATCTGGCTCTGAAAATTTGACTAATGCAAGTCTTTTCTGAGAATAAATAAGGTCATGATACATAGATACACAAGGTCAAGAATGTACTGGTCATCAGAGCAATGTCTCAATTTTATAACAAATGTTGAAACAGATACAAACAGTCTGATCATATTTATAGATACCTTCACATTGTGGATTGTAGATTACTGTCACGTGTGAGGAAATACAGATATGCTCTTCAAAACCAGaacagtgtttaaaaatatCCAAGAAAACTTTGAGAATCTACTTCAACAGTAGACCCTAAAGAAATTCAGGGGGTGGGTTTGCATGCATTACATGAAGGatacataaatgaaaaatagtACCAAGGCATAATTGAGGAGAATTTCATCTAAACAGCCAAGACTCACTCCTAATCAGCCCTAAACATACAGCCAAAataactctaaaaaaaaaaaaaaaagctgggttTCTGAAAGAGAAGGTGAAGGTGCTTGCGTGGGCTAACCAAGCTCCTGActttgaatcccactgaaaatTTATAGAGGGTTTTGAAATTGTGGGTCCATCAGAGGGACCCTCCTAACCTTGGAGAATTAAAGATGATTAGCTaagaggaatgggctaaaactGACATACTGTGCTGTCTGTACTCACAGGATTTGATGTAGAGATGgagcaatttaaaaaacatgatCAGCATTATAAGGccatttcattttcagtaaagCTGTAGAATAACCATATGTGGGGCATATATGTTGTGTAACAGCATGTTTCAGTGTATCCCTGATGCTACAGGAAATTGTAAAtagtaaaaaattatatattcaAGTGTTATGGTGGCCCTTGCACTTTACCAGTTCTAGAGGTTACATAATTAAGACTACAGCTGTTTTACCAGATGTATAGCATCCTGTTTTCAACAGCTGTGCAGTGGTTGAGTTGCCATTTAGTTTGCAATTTAAAATACTTCTATcttcacatgaaaaaaaaaacaatcatcatAGCATAAACAAAAAcctatacatatacaaatataatctTACATTAACAGACAAATCCAGTAACTCTTCCATTAATGAAACAAATCCATAAGATTTCCTTGGATAACGGTGGCTTTATGACTATCAGACAATTAATTTCTAGATATATCTAAATATCTCTTCTAGATAACTCTTTGATAAGCATGCTGATTATGCCCACATACATACTTAATGTTATTTATCTATTGAGCTGTCAGAGAAGGATGACTGTAACAGATTTAGGAATGTGAAGATTGAAATGTTAGGGGTCATGAATGCTATTTGTAGTGTGGCTGTAGCTACTTTTTTCAtcatcattaaacattaaaatacaaaaaaaaaaaaaaaaaaggttttcctaaattattttcatttttgagaCCGATATTCAATCAGGTCATAAAGATTAATGACAGTATACTGGGTTTACTGTTGTTGACATTTCAGTCATTATAATGTTTCTAATATGAACTATACAGGTACTGTTCAACTGAATAAATTATCTTAAATCTTCAGCATCCTCTTTATCCTGCCTGGACAGGGTCATGGTCAAACTGGAGCCTTGTCCTGGAACACTAGGTGTATAGGGCAGGAATATAAcctagaagagtggagtaacatctcacagcaagaactgacaaatctggtgcagtccatgaggatgagatgcactgtagtacttaaaacAGCTGGTGCCCCCCAGGGACTccttattccatttctgtttgtcaaatgaaacttgttcagtttatgtctcagttgttgaatgtttttatgttaatacaaatatttacacatgttaaaaaATTTGCTGGTAATGAAAACAGTTGAATGTGataggatgtttcttttttatatttaaaaaaatatatttatattataattatatttatatatttttatattctttttagtatatttaatgtatgtttgcaaaaaaattaattaaagtgTTACAAGGGTCAACAGATACAGGTACAATAATAGATTGTGTTATAGATATGCTCCATAAAACAACTAATGCAATACTGTGTCATAGTTAACAGTAGTTATCAACAGGCGGGATTCTTTTGTGCAAGTGTGCATCAAACAGATAGATCATTATGTGTCACTGAAGAATTTGCACAGTAGACAAGGTTGACGAAAGTGAGATATATGACATGTGTCTGAGAAAAAATTTTTCTTGGGAGATTTAGTCATAGATACACAGGTGTGTCAAACAAAGGTGGGGTAGGCAAAAGTAGAGTGATTGGTAGGTAAGAAGTTGCAACACCAAAAAACAGTTGTTGGTACTATGTTGATATTATTTTCCCACCAGATGGGTTACACATAAAACTGTCTTTGGGTCTTCAACAGGATGATAAATACCAGCAAATAtgtgttcttttttatttcccaTATAATCTGAAATATTCTAAATAACTTCACCATAaccacaagtaaaaaaaaacccaaataacttttgttaaaaagacTATGATTTCCTGCATCGTCTCAGACAAAAACTATTGCATCATAAATTATTACAATATTCATATACAATATTGTTCACAGGAGAGAATCTGTGTtccaagttgttttttttttaagatgctATTGAACAATAGTATTTGAATGTAAATATACTTCCATTGTGTTAATTCCACATTCATCCTgtgattttacatttaaatatccaTTTTACAAGCTTCAGTCTTGTGTCATAGTGATTGGTTGCGATATCAACAAATTTTTTGACTAATTAGTTACTTTCTTTTAAAACGATCAACAGccctattttttaaatttttttttattaatatggcTTACTATTTTTACATATGTTTTACTGTAATGTGCAATTTTGGATATAGCACATGTGACTGATAAAACCTCAATTGATGTGAGTGCAGCACTTTCCTGTCATCACTTCTACTGCTGAACAAATTACTGACTACGTCATTGACTGGTGGACCTCACagcaactgtaaataaaaagaagggcttgagagaaagacaaagaaccTCATGGACCACAATAAATGCAGTATGTCAACAGACAACAATACTCCCCACCCACTCAAGCATACCTTCTTTTCCCTAGGACTAGCATCGTTCCACATCCTAAATTCAATTTCATCAGCAACATTATCTAAATTATTTGGCTAGTTTTAGAGAGCACATGCATTATGCTCCTACAGGGCAAAACAATAGAGAAGACAGAGTTTTCATGTCTGAACAGAGTACAGGTATGTAAATAGGGCCATGGGGCACATCACGCCCACTCAACAGAGATAAGTcaaggagagagcaagaaaaaggagagaaaaggacagaTAGATCATTTAAGATCATCTTTTTTTAAGGATTAAAGTTCAGTACAATGAAAAATCCAGCacatcatattttatttgtttttaacaagGTGAACGATCACAATTAAGAATGTGCTTGCAAAGTGAGAAATGAACCATACAGAGCAGGAACAAAGCTATAACAAttttacacagcaaaatcccccaTGTTAATTAACACCTAGAGTGTTAACTCTTTCAAAgttttcatttgtgtccaattggacctaaaaaaaaacccaaacaaacactaTAGGTGTTAATTCTGTGGATTTTCTGTGTGTATAAAACAGGCAGTGCAGTCCTAACCTTGATAAATCTCACTACAGAATTTGGCAAATTGAACACACTCTAGTCATTTTACTGATATAAATTtcccagaataaaaaaaaattacaatataaaGATTTAagaaagtattttaaaaaagtacttttCATAGACATCAATCTCAATAAACACTCAGACTTCAACCAATATACCCCAAACATTCAGGTTTCATAACAGAAattctttaaatgaaacatCATTTTCTAGAAAAGTTCCAGACAAGTTAATATTGCTGAAAGTTGCAGTATCATTTAGTTATTTAATATGATGCATTATTATCTTTAGTGTATGATACATTGTAACTAACCTACCACTGACAAGCATTTTCCAGTTTGCCCAGAATGGTATGAAATTGCATTAATTGTATTACGTAAATCGATTTATAGCTATTTATgttgctaattaaaaaaaagaaaataaacataatcACATGTTGACCCAAGCATGACCCAATAGCTGTTTTCATGGAAACAATGAGCAACAATTTACATTCATATTGATTTTTACTATACCAGGTTTTAATACAACACCATGACAATACATCAGTTACCAGGTGCTGGAACAAGACTTATATTCTGCTAAGTTTAGCCTACTTAGTAGCTATGTCTCAATGCCTTTTCTGTAAGCCATGCATTTACACTTGGAAATTCAGTGAGCTGCAGGGTAAAATCAATATCCTCATGATGTTCTAGAATGGCAAAAGACTGTGTACAGCTGACAAATGTTTGCACCtgtcatttaattttttctcAATGGCTGACATACCAAGTAAAATGCCATTTAGTGCTAGATATAAGTGCTAGACATTAATTTGAGGCTACCCTAACTATTTGGCAAAAATCCCGTTACTAGATAGTAAAGTAAATTGTTTATGGTTTTAACCATTATATACAGAGCAAGAATTGAGACATAACTTTTTACTAATAGGCTCAATATAACAATACAGACccattaacaaaataatatggCAATGCTGAAAAACATAATAGTGTATGTATATGGTGCTGTCTAGAAATATTTAGCATCCTGCTCACATTTTTGTTAAATCCCACAACCATCTACTCCAGATAACAGTACTGATGTTTAAGGGGAGAAAACCTGTCACAGTAGTTTACaattcaaaaatataaaaagaaatgaatcccATGAACTACCATATGATAAGAATGGGCAATGCCCATGACATTGGGaaaacagacacatacacaacagTCAATAATCTTGCTGCACACTGCTGAGAGTGGCCAGAAAAGACAGTGGCCAAAAATCCCtgaagattaaaaacaaacttaGCTCTATAGGAATTTAATTAAGGTGCAACCTCCATCAATCAAGTCCGATATCATGAACAACATACTTTGTTGAATTGCACTGTTGATTTCCAGGTGTACCCTTCCTGTATTCAAGGGCAGATTGTGTTGCACTAGCCAAATCTCACAGCTGAAATATTCAGCTATGAGTtactgttcttttttctttccattcctTATTTACATGCATGCAATTACATCCACACAGTCCCAGTCTTTATTTAGAAGCTCAACTCTGTAAAATCCTCTTTCTGGAATCCTTTCtgtaaagaacaaaaagaaaaaggctcATAAGTAAATGTAAAGCCAGTGTAGTGATTATTTGGTGTTACAACTAGAGTGCCACTGTACAAATGCTAATTATTAAACAAGCATatacaaaagcacaaaataaaaaccctgaAAACACAAAAGCACATTCATTTATGTTTCACG
Proteins encoded in this region:
- the sigirr gene encoding single Ig IL-1-related receptor, with product MGHMSLFLWLIWIQFALMSGEPLCSRTLRFVPSSTETDVWGHQGSTVELNCTVLINYSNKSESECKAHLHWSKDGESLPSPGSFTQNTSQWFTDEDQLMMSSVLTVNLKEESNFGRYSCEIWNSSTTFRLQSTIFPSHTGAVLASLVLFIMLVLAVFVYSKCHLNFKLWYKNSYGDYEINDGKIYDAYISYIDDENDRKFVNFILKPHLENKYGHKLLLNNTNILPGTEPSAELLMNISRCRRLIVVLSQAYVQQEWCTTNFRQGLFHLLELSEKPIFIVFQSQQKHVSADIITQLGNHQARITTLIWGAHSIAPSSGFWKALALAMPRKVVFNSELPGDPQTLLQGDRDPMLTMQPDYLDCRPDPDPAGDLGLRFPIYKAMSRDQVLPPASHPVTEANTSEIDVSDLGSRSYAARTDFYCLVTDDI